One genomic window of Cottoperca gobio chromosome 10, fCotGob3.1, whole genome shotgun sequence includes the following:
- the kcnip1a gene encoding Kv channel-interacting protein 1 isoform X1, whose product MGAVVGSLTMQTKTRRLSRDKNDDDLEITMVCHRPEGLDQLEALTKFSKRELQVLYRGFKNECPSGVVNEETFKQIYSQFFPHGDASTYAHYLFNAFDTAHSGSIKFEDFVTALSILLRGSITEKLEWTFNLYDINRDGYINKEEMTDIVRAIYDMMGKYTYPVLKNDAPKQHVEAFFQKMDKNRDGVVTLDEFIFSCQEDENIMRSLQLFENVI is encoded by the exons ACAAAAATGATGATGACTTGGAGATTACCATGGTGTGCCATCGACCGGAGGGACTCGACCAGCTGGAAGCTCTAACCAAATTCAGCAAAAGAGAGCTCCAAGTGCTCTACCGGGGCTTTAAGAAT GAGTGTCCAAGTGGCGTTGTGAATGAGGAAACATTCAAGCAAATATACTCCCAGTTCTTTCCACATGGAG ATGCCAGCACCTACGCACACTACCTGTTCAATGCGTTTGACACAGCACATAGTGGCTCCATAAAGTTTGAG GACTTTGTAACAGCTCTGTCCATCCTGCTGAGGGGCTCCATCACTGAGAAGCTAGAGTGGACCTTCAACCTTTACGATATCAACAGAGATGGATACATCAACAAagag GAGATGACAGACATCGTCAGAGCGATATACGATATGATGGGGAAATACACTTACCCTGTCTTGAAAAATGACGCTCCCAAACAGCATGTGGAGGCTTTCTTTCAG AAAATGGACAAAAACAGAGACGGTGTGGTCACTCTGGATGAATTCATCTTCTCTTGTCAAGAG GATGAAAACATCATGAGGTCTCTACAGCTCTTTGAAAATGTCATCTAG
- the tlx3a gene encoding T-cell leukemia homeobox protein 3 — MEQAPSAPSPPPKPAHHEPISFGIDQILGAGTEPENGRASGRQSGSDLSNGDGYYSLGSPTGASAPSYTALSISLSGIMPPVEASGSYGESRGLVSRGVIRVPAHRPMTAPGPPAPVQSAIPGFGGLCFPWIGNRFAKDRISAALVPFAVTRRIGHPYQNRTPPKRKKPRTSFSRVQICELEKRFHRQKYLASAERAALAKSLKMTDAQVKTWFQNRRTKWRRQTAEEREAERQQANRLILQLQQSALQKSLSESAVSDPLCAHNSSLYALQNLQPWAEERE; from the exons ATGGAGCAAGCACCTAGCGCGCCGAGCCCTCCTCCAAAACCGGCCCATCACGAGCCCATCAGCTTTGGCATCGACCAGATTCTGGGAGCCGGTACGGAGCCAGAAAACGGGCGCGCGTCTGGAAGACAAAGTGGATCCGATTTGAGCAACGGGGACGGTTATTACAGTTTAGGAAGCCCGACCGGGGCCAGCGCGCCCTCATACACCGCGCTGTCTATCTCCCTCTCCGGTATAATGCCTCCGGTGGAGGCGTCAGGTTCTTACGGGGAGAGCAGGGGTCTGGTCAGCCGGGGAGTGATTCGAGTCCCGGCACACAGACCCATGACAGCCCCGGGACCCCCGGCCCCCGTACAGAGCGCTATCCCCGGATTTGGAGGGCTGTGCTTCCCCTGGATAGGAAACAGGTTCGCCAAGGACAGAATATCAG CGGCTCTGGTGCCGTTCGCCGTTACGAGGCGGATAGGACACCCGTACCAGAACCGGACACCGCCCAAACGGAAAAAGCCCCGCACGTCCTTCTCCAGGGTTCAGATCTGCGAGCTGGAGAAGCGTTTCCACCGACAGAAGTACCTGGCCAGCGCTGAGCGGGCCGCCCTGGCCAAGAGTCTGAAGATGACAGACGCGCAGGTCAAAACCTGGTTCCAGAACCGCAGGACCAAGTGGAG gagaCAGACAGCCGAGGAGAGGGAGGCGGAGCGTCAGCAGGCCAATCGCCtcatcctgcagctgcagcagtccGCCCTCCAGAAGTCCCTCAGCGAATCAGCGGTGTCGGATCCACTGTGCGCGCATAACTCCTCCCTGTATGCCCTGCAGAACCTCCAACCCTGGGCCGAGGAGCGGGAATAG
- the kcnip1a gene encoding Kv channel-interacting protein 1 isoform X2, producing MGLVVGTFSMQTKQVNYRKDKNDDDLEITMVCHRPEGLDQLEALTKFSKRELQVLYRGFKNECPSGVVNEETFKQIYSQFFPHGDASTYAHYLFNAFDTAHSGSIKFEDFVTALSILLRGSITEKLEWTFNLYDINRDGYINKEEMTDIVRAIYDMMGKYTYPVLKNDAPKQHVEAFFQKMDKNRDGVVTLDEFIFSCQEDENIMRSLQLFENVI from the exons ACAAAAATGATGATGACTTGGAGATTACCATGGTGTGCCATCGACCGGAGGGACTCGACCAGCTGGAAGCTCTAACCAAATTCAGCAAAAGAGAGCTCCAAGTGCTCTACCGGGGCTTTAAGAAT GAGTGTCCAAGTGGCGTTGTGAATGAGGAAACATTCAAGCAAATATACTCCCAGTTCTTTCCACATGGAG ATGCCAGCACCTACGCACACTACCTGTTCAATGCGTTTGACACAGCACATAGTGGCTCCATAAAGTTTGAG GACTTTGTAACAGCTCTGTCCATCCTGCTGAGGGGCTCCATCACTGAGAAGCTAGAGTGGACCTTCAACCTTTACGATATCAACAGAGATGGATACATCAACAAagag GAGATGACAGACATCGTCAGAGCGATATACGATATGATGGGGAAATACACTTACCCTGTCTTGAAAAATGACGCTCCCAAACAGCATGTGGAGGCTTTCTTTCAG AAAATGGACAAAAACAGAGACGGTGTGGTCACTCTGGATGAATTCATCTTCTCTTGTCAAGAG GATGAAAACATCATGAGGTCTCTACAGCTCTTTGAAAATGTCATCTAG